ttgttcaattattgtttataagcaaaatatttcctgaattaaattaaaattttaaataaaaaatatccttcCTTGTATATtaataggttttaaaaatacatcatGTCAATTAAGAATATCCAAACCCATCAAAGCAAACAATCCCTCAGGTAAAACTCATTTCCTACTTTCACAATCCTTTGAAatatgtttgtaatttttgttttttataaattctagcAAAGAACAACTAATAGAAGCCGTGAAGAAGAAACGAGAGTGCAAAGCTAAAGCAAAACATGTCGTCGAGTACTGCCTTCAAGACACCGTAGCACCAGAAGATTTCTTAAACATGGTACGTTACCTCTTCCCTATCAAAAAATCATAACACTTCTCCATAGCATCAATGCTTTGATTTTTCGATTTCGATTATATTGTAAGTAGATTCAACATATTAACCAAAGCCACTATGAAGATATTGTTGAGGAACGATTCATATTAAAAATCTGTGGCTACCCTCTATGTGATGTTCTCCTGGAAAAGTAAGCAATCATGAACAtcattgatttataaaacattttaaataaatcttttattctTAGTATACCgatgaaaaaatatcaaatatcgaCAAGTACCAATAAAGTGTACGATATCACTTATAGGAAGATGTTCTGCAGTACAAAGTGTTTTAAAGCATCTGAGTATATTAAGGCACAAATGCTCACGAGTCCATTGTGGATGCGAGATAAAGAAGAAATACcacaatttaaactttttacagattcatgaaataaaattattctaatATTAAAAGGTTAttggtctttttttaaattcttcttaatatacaaacatttttctcaaacGGAAAAGGTTATTTTggaattcatttgatttaaagCTTTTGGGTAGAAAGAATGTATAATCCCATCTcaagtcaaaaaatgtttaaaatacatcatttaatgaaacaaaataggttcaaaagaaaagagaatttttacaattaatttacttatttgGTTCCCGGTATAAATTTGGAAACAATTTCCCGACTACCAGGAGATTTAACTCTatttataagtttgtttttatgaatacgACGCCACATTGTATTTAACG
This window of the Eupeodes corollae chromosome 3, idEupCoro1.1, whole genome shotgun sequence genome carries:
- the LOC129951446 gene encoding putative RNA polymerase II subunit B1 CTD phosphatase RPAP2 homolog, whose protein sequence is MSIKNIQTHQSKQSLSKEQLIEAVKKKRECKAKAKHVVEYCLQDTVAPEDFLNMIQHINQSHYEDIVEERFILKICGYPLCDVLLENIPMKKYQISTSTNKVYDITYRKMFCSTKCFKASEYIKAQMLTSPLWMRDKEEIPQFKLFTDS